A window of the Cryptosporidium parvum Iowa II chromosome 7, whole genome shotgun sequence genome harbors these coding sequences:
- a CDS encoding F27M3_19 plant like RRM plus AlkB domain containing protein, translating into MTEEIIYSYKRSKNPSELIHISNLGRKCYFGLEEDLLKEFQVFGEVKEFHLGENSNSFVLFANLPASIRFYEHCMQLHAEETPVLIGGRRIKASYSQRVEIKNVIEQKNEDYDENKRFLADKGLVLVEDFINKLEAIELLDWIDNNGQWETKLNRKVQHYGYSFDYNNKTISSVWERDIPPILNRLIERMLSLKIITEVPDQITINEYEVGKGIGPHIDSHHTIGENISVISLGSGILFEFNELSKRKNPDCSSKEGSGSRKYDRISKRTVYIPENSLYIMKNEIRYAWEHGIKSRMYDKIQGKFQQRKRRVSITIRKYIESHYNYPCECDYKDFCDSRDPSIRILPERI; encoded by the coding sequence ATGACAGAAGAGATCATTTACAGCTATAAAAGGTCAAAAAATCCTTCGGAGTTGATTCATATTTCAAATCTTGGTAGAAAGTGCTATTTCGGATTAGAGGAAGATCTTCTGAAAGAGTTTCAAGTATTTGGAGAAGTTAAAGAATTTCATTTGGGTGAAAATTCGAATtcttttgtattatttgcAAATTTACCCGCCTCAATACGATTTTACGAGCATTGCATGCAACTGCATGCAGAAGAAACACCAGTGTTGATTGGTGGTAGAAGAATAAAGGCAAGTTACTCACAGAGagttgaaataaaaaatgttattgaacaaaaaaatgaagattatgatgaaaataaaagatttttAGCAGATAAAGGATTGGTTTTAGTGGAAGATTTTATCAATAAGTTAGAGgctattgaattattagaCTGGATTGACAATAATGGTCAGTGGGAGACTAAATTAAATCGAAAAGTGCAACATTATGGTTATTCTTttgattataataataaaacaatAAGTTCTGTATGGGAGAGAGATATTCCACCTATATTAAATCGTCTTATAGAAAGAATGTTATcattaaagataataacAGAAGTTCCTGACCAGATTAcaataaatgaatatgAAGTAGGAAAGGGTATTGGCCCACATATAGATTCTCATCATACAATTGGTGAAAATATATCAGTAATATCTTTAGGAAGTGGCATTTTGTTTGAATTTAACGAATTATCAAAACGTAAAAATCCTGATTGTTCTTCTAAAGAAGGCAGTGGATCGAGAAAGTATGATCGTATTAGTAAAAGAACAGTATATATACCAGAAAACAgtttatatataatgaaaaatgaGATAAGGTATGCTTGGGAGCATGGAATAAAGTCAAGAATGTATGATAAAATACAAGGAAAATTTCaacaaagaaaaagaagagttTCAATAACAATAAGAAAGTATATAGAAAGTCATTATAATTATCCATGTGAATGCGATTACAAAGATTTCTGCGATAGCAGAGATCCTTCTATTAGAATTTTGCCtgaaagaatataa